One Actinospica robiniae DSM 44927 genomic region harbors:
- a CDS encoding GNAT family N-acetyltransferase yields MDSSSPLRADDPGLADAVARNLAEAVAHLNRHTPGAGARVEADLVFADSGVADPTFNAVAYVRLDPGTAGARIEQVLARMAQTGRPFVWWVDPGTTPADLGARLLAAGLAQVDAMPVMVLPLEKAPVAWTAADHAGAEPEIREVLTATQWADFCEVLLSCWDAGRSPMREFLARARLSALAPDGRGRFLVGYVDSVPVCTADVLLHAGVAGIYNVVTRPEHQRRGYGTAITVAALELARDAGYRTASLQASSQGRPVYQRLGFEQVGQYAIYQIGG; encoded by the coding sequence GTGGATTCCAGCAGCCCGCTGCGGGCGGACGATCCGGGACTGGCCGACGCGGTCGCCCGCAACCTGGCCGAAGCCGTCGCCCATCTCAACCGGCACACGCCCGGAGCGGGCGCGCGGGTCGAGGCCGACCTGGTCTTCGCCGACAGCGGCGTGGCCGATCCGACCTTCAACGCCGTCGCGTACGTCCGGCTCGATCCGGGCACCGCGGGGGCGCGGATCGAGCAGGTGCTCGCCCGGATGGCGCAAACCGGCCGGCCGTTCGTCTGGTGGGTGGACCCGGGAACGACGCCCGCGGATCTCGGAGCGCGGCTGCTGGCGGCCGGGCTCGCGCAGGTCGATGCGATGCCGGTGATGGTGCTGCCGCTCGAGAAGGCGCCCGTCGCCTGGACCGCTGCGGATCACGCCGGCGCGGAGCCGGAGATCCGCGAGGTGCTGACGGCAACGCAGTGGGCTGACTTCTGTGAGGTCCTGCTCTCGTGCTGGGACGCCGGACGGTCGCCGATGCGCGAGTTCTTGGCGCGTGCACGGCTTTCCGCGCTCGCTCCGGACGGCCGCGGCCGCTTCCTCGTGGGCTACGTCGACTCCGTGCCGGTGTGCACCGCCGACGTTCTGCTGCACGCCGGCGTCGCAGGGATCTACAACGTCGTCACGCGGCCGGAACACCAACGGCGCGGCTACGGCACGGCGATCACGGTCGCGGCGCTCGAACTCGCCCGCGACGCCGGCTACCGTACCGCCTCGCTCCAGGCGTCCTCGCAGGGCCGACCGGTCTACCAGAGACTGGGTTTCGAGCAGGTCGGACAGTACGCCATCTATCAGATCGGCGGCTGA
- a CDS encoding cytochrome P450 → MAAKEHRFSRYADVVEALADPVLVPIPPRESDEAPEIPAPGTSAWLRATVARFAAGPTHQRRRTTVEADLQRLDPVALRRAATGAAARAARIGGAPADARSLAVRVLAEAYGLPDPDAVAADVRLVAGVYFGGHDEAADAAVARLMAVLISADEPLLPSTEEHESEARLEAAANRIGILVQACDATGTLVDNALRALAEDGGDQEVDEILAETLRYDPPVRTMRRIALQAAAIGGVEVREGDTVTLDIAAANREPEVCQQPTGSLTFGADPRHCPGWRHAFALAAGILDLSRAPQMTRNGPTELDEAA, encoded by the coding sequence ATGGCAGCCAAGGAGCACCGCTTCTCCCGGTACGCCGACGTCGTCGAGGCGCTGGCCGACCCCGTGCTCGTCCCGATCCCGCCGCGCGAGAGCGACGAGGCGCCCGAGATTCCCGCCCCCGGCACCTCGGCCTGGCTGCGGGCCACCGTGGCCCGCTTCGCGGCGGGACCGACCCATCAGCGCCGCCGGACGACGGTCGAGGCCGATCTGCAGCGGCTCGACCCGGTCGCCCTGCGCCGCGCCGCCACCGGGGCCGCCGCGCGAGCGGCCCGCATCGGCGGTGCGCCGGCCGACGCGCGCTCACTCGCAGTACGCGTTCTGGCCGAGGCGTACGGACTGCCCGACCCGGACGCTGTCGCGGCCGACGTCCGCCTCGTCGCAGGGGTCTACTTCGGTGGGCACGACGAGGCCGCCGACGCCGCGGTCGCGCGGCTCATGGCCGTGCTGATCTCCGCCGACGAGCCGCTGCTGCCGAGCACGGAAGAGCACGAATCCGAAGCCCGGTTGGAGGCCGCGGCCAATCGGATCGGCATCCTCGTCCAGGCCTGCGATGCGACCGGCACGCTCGTCGACAACGCCTTGCGCGCGCTGGCCGAGGATGGCGGCGACCAGGAAGTCGACGAGATCTTGGCCGAGACGCTGCGGTACGACCCGCCCGTGCGCACGATGCGGCGCATCGCCTTGCAGGCAGCCGCGATCGGCGGCGTCGAGGTCCGTGAAGGGGACACCGTGACGCTCGACATCGCCGCCGCCAACCGTGAGCCGGAAGTCTGTCAGCAGCCCACCGGCTCGTTGACCTTCGGCGCGGACCCACGGCATTGTCCGGGCTGGCGGCACGCTTTCGCTCTCGCGGCCGGGATCCTCGACCTCAGCCGCGCACCGCAGATGACGCGCAACGGACCGACCGAACTGGATGAAGCCGCATGA
- a CDS encoding isocitrate lyase/PEP mutase family protein encodes MNHAATFAALHYQATPLLLPNAWDHASAAALAQAGFPAVATTSMGVAASAGFRDSAGDTRAATLAVARALGGGSFLLSIDAEDGYSDDPEQVAAFARELADAGAIGMNLEDGRSDGTLTDPERHAAKIAAVKEAVPEFFVNARTDTVWLDLRTDETIARLTRYRDAGADGVFVPGLADASRISVIVEAVDAPLNLLYSPAGPGLAELADLGVRRVSLGSLLYRVALGAALDAAEAIRQGRTVGQGMPSYADVQALADEGPAS; translated from the coding sequence ATGAACCACGCCGCTACGTTCGCCGCGCTCCATTACCAGGCCACGCCGCTCCTGCTGCCCAACGCCTGGGACCACGCCTCGGCCGCCGCACTCGCGCAGGCCGGCTTCCCGGCCGTCGCCACGACCAGCATGGGTGTCGCGGCGTCCGCCGGATTCCGTGACAGCGCGGGCGATACCCGCGCAGCCACGCTCGCCGTCGCCCGAGCACTCGGCGGCGGCTCGTTCCTGCTCTCCATCGACGCCGAGGACGGCTACTCCGACGACCCCGAGCAGGTCGCCGCGTTCGCCCGCGAGCTCGCCGACGCGGGCGCCATCGGAATGAACCTCGAGGACGGCCGCAGCGACGGCACGCTCACCGACCCGGAGCGGCACGCAGCCAAGATCGCAGCAGTGAAGGAAGCCGTACCAGAGTTCTTCGTCAATGCTCGTACAGATACCGTCTGGCTGGACCTGCGCACGGACGAGACCATCGCGAGGCTCACCCGCTACCGCGACGCCGGTGCTGACGGGGTATTCGTACCCGGACTCGCAGATGCGAGCCGAATCTCTGTGATCGTCGAGGCCGTGGACGCGCCGCTCAACCTGCTCTACTCGCCCGCCGGACCCGGCCTGGCCGAGCTCGCGGACCTCGGTGTGCGCCGGGTCAGCCTCGGCTCGCTGCTCTACCGCGTCGCACTCGGCGCCGCCCTCGACGCCGCGGAAGCGATCCGGCAGGGCCGGACGGTCGGTCAGGGCATGCCTTCCTACGCCGACGTGCAGGCACTCGCCGACGAAGGGCCGGCCTCGTAG
- a CDS encoding ATP-binding protein codes for MAANEAARRLAEELRAAKEAAGLSLRQIGRRTHYSRASWERWLNGKRLVTADALAGFAELTGADGARLARLLARAAAERSADAAQGADTAAGAACRLSQLPPGIDDFTGRAAQIGALLQALVPQPDGQLGRPCIAVVCGGGGIGKTSLAVHVARLAERQYPDGALYANLDGVSQSPTDPSDVLAQWLTDLGVPAEHVPGSLEARSARFRSVVRDRALLVLLDNARDAAQIRPLLPASELCGVLVTSRVQLAHLPAARHVQLEPMSYPEALSLLENVAGAQRVAREPKAAAAVLDACAGLPLALRICAARLETRPDWSVQTLAERVADQHRRLDELAVGDLATRSSFDMSYAQLAQDASGEPADRRSGISPARAFRLLGLVATPDIGLRAAAALFGVDEEQAEYVLESLVDAHLLESPAVERYRFHDLIRLYAAERAEQSETEQERRDALERLLLWYAASADLAGHLAHPGRPWLELPPSAAQPEPLTDSEGAIAWYHAERANLLAAGELAEANGLYDFGWRLPHAMWPFFLMRSNRADWIAAVETGLRCAHALGDRVVEGRMRSSRAQALTEVMRFEEAVYDYRVALEIATEGGLVPMIAATLTNLCIVHWESGRYDEAIDYGAQAVERYRAADNRLPLARSLNNLGHALLLADRAEEAGRAGAEAVELGREQNNGLIIADGLLIEAEARWRTGGCADAAEAGFRESLELSAGVGQLRNEAQARQFFGGFLAAQGRREESAEMLASSLKIFEAMDHPKVVTLRQMLERVSSGVPLS; via the coding sequence ATGGCGGCGAACGAAGCGGCCCGCCGTCTGGCCGAGGAGTTGCGCGCGGCCAAGGAGGCGGCCGGGCTCTCGCTGCGCCAGATCGGGCGGCGGACCCACTACAGCCGCGCTTCCTGGGAGCGCTGGCTCAACGGCAAGCGGCTGGTCACGGCGGACGCGCTGGCCGGATTCGCCGAGCTCACCGGCGCCGACGGCGCGCGCCTGGCCCGGCTGCTGGCGCGGGCGGCGGCGGAGCGCTCGGCCGACGCCGCGCAGGGGGCTGATACGGCCGCCGGGGCCGCCTGCCGGCTCTCGCAGCTGCCTCCGGGCATCGACGACTTCACCGGCCGCGCCGCCCAGATCGGCGCGCTGCTGCAGGCTCTGGTGCCGCAGCCGGACGGACAGCTCGGCCGGCCGTGCATCGCAGTGGTCTGTGGGGGCGGCGGGATCGGCAAGACCAGCCTGGCGGTGCACGTGGCACGGCTGGCGGAACGGCAGTACCCGGACGGCGCGCTGTACGCGAACCTGGACGGGGTCAGCCAGAGCCCGACGGACCCCTCGGACGTGCTCGCGCAGTGGCTCACCGACCTGGGCGTGCCGGCCGAGCACGTGCCCGGTTCGCTGGAGGCGCGCTCCGCCCGGTTCCGTAGCGTCGTGCGCGATCGGGCGCTGCTGGTGTTGCTCGACAACGCCCGGGACGCCGCACAGATCAGACCCCTGCTTCCTGCATCAGAACTCTGCGGCGTACTGGTGACCAGCCGAGTCCAGCTCGCGCATCTGCCGGCGGCGCGGCACGTGCAGCTGGAGCCGATGAGCTACCCGGAGGCGCTGAGCCTGCTGGAGAACGTCGCCGGGGCGCAGCGGGTGGCCCGGGAGCCCAAGGCCGCCGCGGCGGTGCTCGACGCGTGTGCCGGCCTGCCGCTGGCGCTGCGGATCTGCGCGGCCCGGCTCGAGACGCGGCCCGACTGGAGCGTGCAGACCCTCGCCGAGCGGGTGGCCGACCAGCATCGCCGGCTCGACGAGCTCGCGGTCGGGGATCTCGCGACCCGTTCCAGCTTCGACATGAGCTACGCCCAGCTCGCGCAGGACGCTTCGGGCGAGCCGGCCGACCGGCGCTCGGGCATCTCCCCCGCCCGCGCGTTCCGCCTACTCGGCCTGGTCGCCACCCCGGACATCGGCCTGCGCGCGGCGGCGGCCCTGTTCGGCGTGGACGAGGAGCAGGCCGAATACGTGCTCGAATCCCTGGTCGACGCGCACCTGCTGGAGTCCCCGGCCGTCGAGCGCTACCGCTTCCACGACCTGATCAGGCTTTACGCGGCCGAGCGGGCCGAGCAGTCCGAGACCGAGCAGGAGCGCCGGGACGCGCTGGAGCGGCTGCTGCTGTGGTACGCCGCGAGCGCGGACCTCGCCGGGCATCTGGCGCATCCGGGCCGGCCCTGGCTGGAGCTGCCGCCCTCGGCCGCGCAGCCGGAGCCGCTGACCGACTCGGAGGGCGCGATCGCCTGGTACCACGCCGAGCGGGCGAACCTGCTGGCCGCGGGCGAACTCGCGGAGGCGAACGGCCTGTACGACTTCGGCTGGCGGCTGCCGCACGCGATGTGGCCGTTCTTCCTCATGCGCAGCAACCGGGCGGACTGGATCGCTGCCGTGGAGACGGGATTGCGGTGCGCGCACGCGCTCGGCGACCGCGTCGTGGAGGGGCGCATGCGCAGCAGCCGCGCGCAGGCGCTGACCGAGGTCATGCGGTTCGAGGAAGCAGTGTACGACTACCGGGTGGCGCTCGAGATAGCCACCGAGGGCGGGCTCGTGCCGATGATCGCGGCGACCCTGACCAACCTGTGCATCGTGCACTGGGAGTCCGGCCGCTACGACGAGGCGATCGACTACGGCGCGCAGGCGGTCGAGCGTTATCGCGCCGCCGACAATCGGCTGCCGCTGGCCCGCTCGCTCAACAACCTGGGCCACGCCCTGCTGCTCGCCGACCGCGCCGAGGAGGCCGGAAGAGCCGGCGCGGAGGCGGTCGAGCTCGGCCGCGAGCAGAACAACGGCCTGATCATCGCGGACGGTCTGCTGATCGAGGCCGAGGCGCGGTGGCGCACCGGCGGTTGCGCGGATGCGGCCGAGGCGGGCTTCCGCGAGTCCCTGGAGCTCAGCGCCGGCGTGGGCCAGCTGCGCAACGAGGCCCAGGCCCGGCAGTTCTTCGGCGGCTTCCTCGCCGCTCAGGGGCGGCGCGAGGAATCGGCCGAGATGCTGGCGAGCTCGCTGAAGATCTTCGAGGCGATGGACCACCCCAAGGTCGTCACACTGCGGCAGATGCTGGAACGGGTCAGCTCGGGCGTGCCGCTGAGCTGA